ACGGTCAAAAACTGAATAAAGAATTCTTTTGTATTCACATCGTTTAAAATTTTACTATTTGCTTTTTCATGCCAAAAATCATAACGATCAACCAATGTTTGTCCGACACTGATTCCCTGTGTTTCAACTGCAACATAGCTCTTGAAACCAGTACAAATTTCAGGCGAAATATAATAAGCAACAGCAAGTGGATCATTGATGACACAACCAAGCAAATGTTCATATTCCCAATGAAAATTAAAATAAAAACGAGTGATTTTCTTTAAATATTCATAGGTTGATGGATTGATCCAACGACAGTATTCTAAAATAGTTGGTGAAAAAACAATTTTTCGAGTAACATCTAAACCAACCATTTCAATCATTCCACCTAATGAAGTAAAAACCTGGGCAGCAGCATCAGGGTCACACCAATAATTAAACTCGGCAACTGGTGAACAATTCCCATGACTTTTATAGGTGCCTCCCATGGAAACAAAACGCGCTATATTGTTACCTAGCTCTGTATTTTTAGTTAGCGCTAAAGCAATATTGGTTAAAGGACCTAAAGCTAAAATACCAACCGGTTGTTTTTTACTAAAAAAATCGGCTAAAAAATCGCTGGCTTTTTTTTCTTGTGGCTGTGTATTTGATTGCCTTGAAAGATGACTCTCTCCTAACCCATCAATGCCATGTGTATCTTGAGCAGATACAAAAGGACGATGCAATGGTTTTTCTGCTCCAAGATATACTGGAATGTCTAAACGATGGCAACGTTCTAAAACTTTAAATGTATTTTCTGCACCAATTTCCACTAGGACATTTCCTGCAACAACACAAATAGCAAGAACGTTTAATTTACCAGATTTAATAGCATATTCTAAGGCTAGAGCATCATCAATTCCTGGATCGCAATCGATAATTACTTGTTGCATTTTTTCCTACCTCCTTTACTGAGATTCTTAGTTTTTTATTCTGGGAAGTTTCCGAACCAGTCCGAGTAAAATTACTCGATTTTAAATGCACCTTATTATGATAATACAAAATAGATAGAAGGGAAAGGAAAATTATCATCTTGCCTAATTCATTTTGCATATACTTCATTATTAAAATCATTTATTCTCTTTAATTAAACTAATTTTATGCTGAGTACACATGTTATTTTATCAACAATCACAGTCAAGATACTTGTTATTTATTTCTTATAATAGTTTTAAATAAACTATTATTAATGATCAATTTCTATGCGCAGCTTCATTGTTTTATCTAGTTATTATTCAAAAAAAGGTTGCTTCTATTCAATAGAAACAACCTTTTTTGATATTTTTATAAACTGATCTTTTGTTTATTGATTTATTTTAAATTAATTTGAAATGATGAAGTGGATAATAGATACATCGAGCTTTTCCAATAATATATTTACTTTTAATTGTTCCAAATGATCGACTATCTTTTGACATTCGTCGATTATCTCCCAAAACAAAGTAACTTTTTTTAGGAATTGTTGTTCGATTGGTTAAATCCTTCAATGTAAAATTGGTTGTATAGGGAATCAACGCATGATCCTCACGTTTATTATTAAATAAAAACGTTTCCTTGACAGCATGATCATTTACATATAATTGATCATGCTTATAATAAATAGTATCTCCAGGCAGACCAATAATACGTTTAATATAGATTGATTGATTTGGCAATTTAAAAATAATAACATCAAAACGACGAATAGGAGAAATTTTTTCTATCAATACCATATCTCCTTGAACTAAGGTTTTACTCATCGAATTGCCATCCACCCGAACAGGAATCAATAAAAATCCTCTTAAAATAAATAAAATAAGTAAGGCAGGAAAAAATAATTTGACTAAAAAAATAAAATGATTTAGATACTTTTTATTTCTTTTCATTTTTTACTCCTTTTTTATTTATTTTCTGTTCATTTGCTAAAAATAATGCTACTTCTTTTTAGTCAGTAATTCTTTGACAGCGGCTTGATAAGCTCTATCATTATTTAAAATCTTCTCTCGTTGATGTAATAAGTACATCTATTATTGGACAACTTTAGTTTTTCTTCAATTACTGTAGCTGTCTTACTGTCTATTTCGCCATTAGCCGGTAACTGGGCCTTTGTTTGAATATCCTCAACAGCCTGTTGTGTTTCATTTGAAAAGACTGAACTCTCTTTATTTACATCATAATTTAAGCTCTGTAAAATGGCATTAGCATTTTTGCACTCATTTGAATTCTCACCTAATTTTAAAGGTTTGTCTACAGAGATTGGTAATAAATAAGCATATTCTGGATAATCTGCTTCAATCGTTGGTTTCAATCCTTTTTTATGAATCCAAGTTCCATTCGGTGTTAGCCATTTTAAAACAGTTAATTTTATCTATGTATCGTCTTTTAAATCTTTAACGGTTTGAACTGTACCTTTACCATAAGTTTTTGTTCCTATAATTGGAACTCCCGCCGATTCATGTAAGGCGGCTGCAAAAATTTCAGAGGCACTTGCACTACCACCATCTACTAAGAGTACAACTGGTTCTTTAACTTTGAACCCATCTTTATCTAATTTATTAGAAGCAACATCTTCGCCCATTTTTTTATGTCTATCTTCAAATTTAACAATAGTTTTTCCATCTTTTAAAAATAAATTCGCCATGTACTCTGCCTGATCTAACAAGCCACCAGGATTTTGACGTAAATCTAACACAAAAGAAGTAGCTCCTTGTTTTCTTAACGACTTAATGGTGGTTTTTAACTCATGATAGGTATTTTCACCAAATGTTGTAATATTAATGGCACCTATAGAGGCATCTTTCTTGTCTATTTCGCCACTCACCGTTTCCATTGGTAAAGTATCCCGTGAAATGGCAACATCAAATATCTTGTCTGCTCTTGAAACAGTTAATTTTACTTTTGTTCCCTTTTTACCACGAATTTCAGAAACAACTTCATCAAGTTGTTTATCTTTAGTTTCTTTTTCATTAACTTTTAAAATAACATCATTTACCTTAAGACCTGCCTTGGCAGCTGGCGATTCTTTAATCGGTGCCTGGACAATTGTTGGTAAGCCATCTTTAGTTGACAAGGTAGCTCCTGTCCCCTCAAAGCTTCCAGAAATTGAATCGTTCAATTTTGTTGAATTTTCCTTATCTAAATAGGTAGAGTAAGGATCATCAAGAGAATCCATCATTCCTTTTAATGCACCATCGACTAATTTTTTCTTGTCCACTTTACCAACATAATTATTATTAATTTCTTCATAAAGATTTTGTACTTTTGTTAGGTTTTCATCTGCTATGCCATTTTGCTTTAAAGTTAAGTTAAGTCGGTGATCAAAATAAATATAACAACCACCGCCAACTAAAAAAGCAGCACAAAATAAAGAAATAATATATTGATAATAGGGAACCATCCGTTTCTTCTTCATAAGACCCCTCTTTTATATAAGATATAATTTTAGATTAAGTTAATTAACAATTAATGATTATTTTCTTGATATTTTCCCCATAGCTCATCAAAAATATCCATGGTTGATAAATAATTAGCATT
The genomic region above belongs to Melissococcus plutonius ATCC 35311 and contains:
- a CDS encoding nucleoside hydrolase, producing MQQVIIDCDPGIDDALALEYAIKSGKLNVLAICVVAGNVLVEIGAENTFKVLERCHRLDIPVYLGAEKPLHRPFVSAQDTHGIDGLGESHLSRQSNTQPQEKKASDFLADFFSKKQPVGILALGPLTNIALALTKNTELGNNIARFVSMGGTYKSHGNCSPVAEFNYWCDPDAAAQVFTSLGGMIEMVGLDVTRKIVFSPTILEYCRWINPSTYEYLKKITRFYFNFHWEYEHLLGCVINDPLAVAYYISPEICTGFKSYVAVETQGISVGQTLVDRYDFWHEKANSKILNDVNTKEFFIQFLTVLLDAPETVITTDLNQLGLG
- the lepB gene encoding signal peptidase I — translated: MKRNKKYLNHFIFLVKLFFPALLILFILRGFLLIPVRVDGNSMSKTLVQGDMVLIEKISPIRRFDVIIFKLPNQSIYIKRIIGLPGDTIYYKHDQLYVNDHAVKETFLFNNKREDHALIPYTTNFTLKDLTNRTTIPKKSYFVLGDNRRMSKDSRSFGTIKSKYIIGKARCIYYPLHHFKLI